A window of Candidatus Eisenbacteria bacterium contains these coding sequences:
- a CDS encoding class I SAM-dependent methyltransferase: MASIEIQDVGSRRKVRLMDPVFYNGSWHPEGISFDSSYRRETLEALYAAKIDFLYDEILRVDDDGYLRDQFISFVRRQTSLKNKKILDFGCGCGSSSILLSREGAIVTGVDPHEGNRRAARLRIEDEGLGGLVDIPDVSVMDDLPFEEASFDLITLSAVLEHIHPQERHSILNHLWDRLQPGGMLIITETPNRIWPFDGHTTRLPFVHWLPLSMACSSARLIRPVEFRNKSTERLIADGIVGSTWRGVVRSLPNEARPAPTDSVQEHHAYFERIRGRKKGVTRAIVEALSLLFLPCAYLMDRGAGNRPPITAILPYLNIAFKKPMG, from the coding sequence GTGGCTTCAATTGAAATTCAGGATGTCGGGTCCCGGCGCAAAGTGCGCCTCATGGATCCGGTTTTCTATAATGGGTCCTGGCATCCAGAGGGTATTTCATTTGATTCATCTTATCGCAGAGAAACATTGGAAGCCCTCTATGCCGCCAAGATCGATTTTCTATACGATGAAATCCTGCGTGTGGATGATGACGGGTACTTGCGGGATCAATTCATAAGTTTTGTGCGGCGGCAGACATCCCTCAAGAACAAAAAAATTCTGGATTTCGGGTGCGGATGCGGGAGCTCATCCATCTTGCTTTCCAGAGAAGGCGCCATCGTTACCGGCGTCGATCCCCACGAAGGAAACCGGCGCGCGGCGCGACTAAGGATTGAAGACGAGGGACTTGGAGGGCTTGTTGACATTCCCGATGTTTCGGTTATGGACGACCTTCCTTTTGAAGAGGCGTCCTTCGATCTTATTACCTTGTCGGCGGTCCTTGAACATATTCACCCACAGGAACGCCATTCGATATTGAATCATCTGTGGGATCGACTTCAACCCGGCGGAATGCTGATCATTACCGAGACGCCGAATCGTATCTGGCCCTTCGACGGCCACACAACACGTCTTCCCTTTGTGCATTGGCTGCCGCTTTCGATGGCTTGTTCATCGGCCCGCCTCATCAGACCCGTCGAGTTCCGCAATAAATCAACAGAGAGGCTGATTGCAGACGGCATTGTCGGATCGACATGGCGCGGCGTTGTCCGGTCTTTGCCAAACGAGGCCAGGCCCGCTCCCACCGATTCGGTTCAAGAGCATCATGCCTACTTCGAGAGAATACGGGGGCGCAAAAAGGGAGTGACCCGCGCTATTGTTGAGGCCCTGAGCCTGTTGTTTTTGCCGTGCGCTTATCTCATGGATCGAGGCGCCGGGAATCGGCCGCCGATCACCGCCATTCTTCCTTATCTCAATATCGCCTTTAAAAAACCCATGGGATAG
- a CDS encoding S9 family peptidase, with the protein MPARKQIKRKPAKPVRKTLKKRPLAAEDLLSIKFVHGGSIAPDGSSYVFPVRTARKDRKGYNSHLYIVKTEDGTMRQFTFGKRSDGAPVYSPDGATIAFVGMRGHYPGIHLIPVDGGEARTLVEKDGSFDSLSFSPDGKTILCAFRPNDPLEGADGKKKDKSAESDPEAPPPKREAPTHRHITRLFYRLDGAGFLPKTENQIWIFDIETGKGTQLTQGKRGANHPVFSPDGKRIAFVSNIRPDPDVEQDLIDLFVMPAKGGKPRLIPTPPGISTNPSFSPDGTKIAYLGHDDPKDPWFENTRVWVVPANGRGDAKCLCRKFDQPAYDGTISDMGGGFFEMKPQWSPTGGSIYFISCGFGSSGLYKVSSRGGTPVQITPDKIHLQSVALSENRRTAIGVVSSATMPAEVYAFDVASGEGKRLTFLTKDWAAEIDIQKPQYVRIKSTENTRVDAWILKPPKFSPRKKYPAIVEVHGGPMTQYGYSFFHELQLLAAKGYVVFYSNPRGSLGYGRGFSEAIKNNWGGRDFEDVMAGTDYLESLPYVNPKRIGITGGSYGGFMTNWAVGQTHRYKAAVTQRSVVDMIPFFGSSDVGFSFHHELGGHPWENVEGYRKQSPLTYAKNIKTPLLIIHSENDMRCNIEQAENLFATLKVLKRKTEFIRFPEEPHGLSRGGRPDRRIIRLEKILDWFERYL; encoded by the coding sequence ATGCCAGCAAGAAAACAGATCAAAAGAAAACCCGCCAAGCCGGTACGAAAGACGCTGAAAAAGCGCCCGCTCGCCGCCGAAGATCTGCTGTCGATCAAATTTGTGCATGGGGGATCGATCGCCCCCGACGGATCTTCTTACGTTTTCCCCGTACGAACGGCCAGAAAAGACCGCAAGGGGTATAATTCCCACCTCTACATCGTGAAAACTGAAGACGGCACGATGCGGCAATTTACCTTTGGAAAGCGATCCGATGGAGCTCCTGTCTATTCACCCGATGGCGCCACCATTGCTTTTGTCGGAATGAGGGGACATTATCCGGGCATTCACCTGATCCCTGTCGATGGTGGTGAAGCCCGGACGCTTGTGGAGAAGGACGGTTCTTTTGACAGCCTCTCCTTTTCGCCGGATGGGAAAACAATCCTCTGCGCTTTCCGCCCCAACGACCCGCTTGAGGGCGCTGACGGCAAAAAAAAGGATAAGAGCGCCGAGAGCGATCCAGAGGCGCCCCCCCCCAAGCGGGAAGCCCCAACGCATCGCCATATCACCCGGCTGTTCTATCGGCTCGACGGCGCGGGTTTTCTTCCCAAGACGGAAAACCAGATCTGGATCTTCGATATTGAAACAGGCAAGGGCACCCAGCTCACCCAGGGCAAGCGCGGGGCCAACCATCCGGTTTTTTCACCGGATGGGAAGCGTATCGCCTTTGTTTCGAATATTCGCCCTGATCCCGACGTGGAGCAGGATCTTATCGATCTCTTTGTTATGCCGGCCAAGGGCGGGAAGCCAAGACTCATCCCGACGCCGCCCGGCATATCAACCAACCCTAGTTTCTCTCCCGACGGCACGAAGATAGCCTATCTTGGACATGACGATCCCAAAGATCCCTGGTTTGAGAACACGCGGGTTTGGGTCGTTCCTGCGAACGGCCGGGGTGACGCCAAATGTCTCTGCCGGAAATTCGATCAGCCGGCCTATGACGGCACCATCTCCGATATGGGCGGCGGTTTCTTTGAGATGAAACCTCAATGGAGCCCGACGGGCGGGTCGATCTATTTCATCTCCTGCGGTTTCGGTTCATCGGGATTGTACAAAGTTTCTTCGCGCGGGGGGACGCCGGTTCAAATCACGCCGGACAAGATCCACCTTCAGTCGGTTGCCTTGTCGGAAAATCGCCGGACGGCCATAGGTGTTGTTTCATCAGCGACGATGCCCGCGGAGGTCTATGCGTTCGATGTCGCTTCAGGTGAAGGCAAGCGCCTGACATTCCTCACCAAGGATTGGGCCGCTGAAATCGATATCCAAAAACCGCAATATGTCCGCATTAAATCGACGGAAAATACAAGGGTCGACGCCTGGATCCTCAAGCCCCCGAAGTTCTCTCCACGCAAGAAATATCCCGCTATTGTAGAAGTCCATGGCGGTCCGATGACGCAGTACGGATATTCCTTCTTCCATGAACTCCAGCTTCTCGCGGCGAAGGGCTATGTCGTCTTCTACAGCAATCCGCGCGGATCCCTTGGTTACGGCCGGGGCTTCTCAGAGGCGATCAAGAATAACTGGGGCGGCCGTGATTTTGAAGATGTCATGGCCGGCACCGACTATCTGGAAAGCCTGCCGTATGTGAATCCCAAACGGATCGGCATCACCGGCGGCTCCTACGGCGGGTTTATGACCAACTGGGCTGTCGGACAAACACACCGGTACAAGGCCGCTGTGACGCAGCGTTCTGTTGTGGATATGATTCCCTTCTTCGGCTCTTCCGATGTGGGATTTTCCTTTCACCACGAACTCGGCGGTCATCCGTGGGAAAATGTGGAAGGCTACCGCAAGCAGTCTCCCCTGACCTACGCGAAAAATATCAAAACACCACTGCTGATCATCCATTCGGAAAACGACATGCGGTGCAACATTGAACAAGCCGAAAATCTCTTTGCGACACTGAAGGTTCTTAAGCGGAAAACAGAGTTTATCCGTTTTCCCGAGGAGCCGCACGGGTTGTCAAGAGGCGGCAGGCCGGATCGGAGGATCATCCGGCTGGAGAAGATCCTGGATTGGTTTGAGCGGTATCTCTAA
- a CDS encoding BamA/TamA family outer membrane protein: protein MRCLPALFRPRVWLLLCCLLWFLQHPALVMAAGDPPAAKRSILKEIRLQRENVFQAEPGESLPWVYQLANRFHGRTRPYVIRNEILLKEGEPVDSLIFAESIRLLRERSLFQVVEGHLESADSGMVAHIHTQDYWSLALQAGYSQEGGLRSVLLGVFDSNFAGTGNTLSAGQRWSTDQDQTRLALWAPRFFGRRENMAVEFRETSDGQVWGGYFGHTYDNFLEPWSYGLSGFRFKGRYRLYEDDREVLRFSMREKMGQVHVENYTGRNVQIGGGAGFLYYDFEPDTLITLRMTDRMIDDPVGEKYRMIFLTAGLQKRRFIQTRNLNRYGVIEDVPLGFSTRAILGRNLHPFGADDRRRHAELQFAGAVHPLMRWWAHIFVWSSLEWGGDLPNRRRMNVQSLLMRRHATQSLTALQVRVRWGKHLPSEERVYRGGGNGLRGYPSRALAGTGYLVLNLEHRYWTAMHLQFFHLGFSVFADAAWVGDDLDGLRDAEWKPAAGLGLMIGNPKSASGVLRVEFAARLDDSRAWDLGISSSRLLYLVPVLDLAQPVLDIFDHRP from the coding sequence ATGAGATGCCTTCCGGCTCTCTTCCGGCCGCGCGTGTGGCTCCTTCTCTGTTGTCTTCTTTGGTTCCTACAGCATCCCGCGCTTGTTATGGCAGCGGGTGATCCTCCTGCGGCGAAGCGCTCCATCCTCAAAGAAATCCGTCTTCAACGCGAGAATGTTTTCCAGGCGGAGCCGGGGGAATCCCTCCCTTGGGTCTATCAGCTGGCGAACCGGTTTCACGGCAGAACGCGTCCCTATGTCATCCGCAATGAGATTCTTTTGAAGGAAGGCGAACCGGTCGATAGTCTCATCTTCGCCGAATCGATTCGTCTTCTGCGCGAGCGCAGCCTCTTTCAGGTTGTAGAGGGTCATCTGGAATCGGCCGATTCGGGGATGGTGGCCCATATCCACACACAGGATTATTGGTCACTGGCCCTGCAGGCCGGGTATTCCCAGGAAGGGGGGTTGCGGTCCGTCCTCTTGGGTGTCTTCGACTCCAATTTCGCCGGTACGGGGAATACACTGAGCGCCGGCCAGCGTTGGTCAACCGACCAGGATCAGACCCGTCTTGCGCTGTGGGCGCCGCGTTTCTTCGGGCGGCGCGAGAATATGGCCGTTGAATTCCGTGAGACCTCAGATGGCCAGGTTTGGGGCGGATATTTCGGACATACCTATGACAATTTTTTGGAGCCGTGGAGTTACGGTCTCTCCGGCTTTCGTTTCAAGGGCCGGTACCGATTGTATGAGGATGACCGGGAGGTCCTTCGTTTTTCCATGCGCGAGAAGATGGGCCAAGTTCATGTGGAGAATTATACTGGAAGAAATGTACAAATCGGCGGCGGCGCGGGTTTTTTATATTATGATTTCGAGCCCGACACGTTGATCACCCTTCGGATGACGGATCGAATGATCGATGATCCGGTGGGTGAAAAATACCGGATGATTTTTTTGACGGCCGGGCTGCAAAAAAGACGCTTTATACAAACGCGGAATTTGAATCGTTACGGCGTTATTGAAGATGTCCCCCTCGGTTTCTCTACCCGGGCTATCCTCGGCCGCAATCTTCATCCCTTCGGCGCCGATGACCGGCGCCGGCACGCCGAGCTTCAATTCGCCGGAGCCGTGCACCCTCTGATGAGATGGTGGGCTCATATTTTTGTGTGGAGTTCCCTGGAATGGGGCGGCGATCTGCCGAACCGGCGGCGGATGAATGTGCAGTCGCTCCTGATGCGAAGGCACGCGACCCAATCCCTGACGGCCCTGCAGGTCCGGGTCCGCTGGGGAAAGCATCTTCCATCAGAGGAGCGGGTCTACCGTGGCGGCGGCAATGGATTGAGAGGGTATCCCTCCCGCGCCCTGGCGGGCACAGGCTACCTGGTCCTCAATCTGGAGCATAGATATTGGACCGCTATGCACCTGCAGTTTTTTCATCTCGGCTTCTCGGTCTTTGCCGACGCCGCCTGGGTCGGTGATGATCTTGACGGCCTGCGCGATGCGGAATGGAAACCGGCCGCGGGACTCGGCCTTATGATCGGCAACCCCAAATCAGCGTCGGGTGTTCTGCGTGTTGAATTCGCCGCCCGTCTGGATGATTCCCGGGCCTGGGATTTGGGAATCTCCTCCTCCCGGTTGCTCTATCTTGTTCCCGTTCTCGATCTGGCCCAGCCGGTTCTGGATATCTTCGATCACCGCCCATGA
- a CDS encoding T9SS type A sorting domain-containing protein encodes MGAGLYAEMGSHLMIENSIIAFNTTMQGLVTVDTSTAALACCDIYGNEGGDWVGSIAGQYGVDGNISLDPIFCDPLFQNFTLQSDSPCLAFSPPNTSCDLLGAWPQGCLAAATVEWGDDVPAQGRLSSCSPNPFQFATQITYIIPETSPDARVQLRIIDLQGRVIQTLVDGNRSPGVYQAAWDGTNQIGASIADGIYFYQMKWNGKTETRRLALVK; translated from the coding sequence ATGGGCGCGGGATTGTACGCTGAGATGGGCTCCCATCTCATGATCGAGAATTCGATTATCGCCTTCAACACCACGATGCAAGGTCTTGTCACCGTAGACACCAGCACGGCGGCGCTGGCATGCTGTGATATATACGGCAACGAGGGGGGGGATTGGGTCGGATCGATCGCCGGGCAATATGGTGTTGACGGCAACATCAGCTTGGATCCGATATTCTGCGATCCCTTGTTTCAAAATTTCACGCTGCAGAGTGATTCCCCCTGTCTTGCCTTCTCTCCACCGAACACATCCTGTGATCTGCTTGGGGCCTGGCCGCAGGGTTGCTTGGCCGCAGCGACGGTCGAGTGGGGGGATGATGTCCCGGCTCAGGGGCGGCTCTCCTCCTGTTCGCCGAACCCCTTCCAGTTCGCGACCCAGATCACCTATATAATTCCTGAAACCTCCCCGGACGCCAGGGTGCAACTCCGCATCATTGATCTTCAGGGCCGTGTGATACAGACTTTAGTTGATGGGAATCGATCGCCGGGCGTTTATCAGGCCGCCTGGGACGGCACCAACCAGATCGGTGCGTCCATTGCTGATGGGATCTATTTTTACCAAATGAAGTGGAACGGAAAAACGGAAACCAGGCGTTTGGCATTGGTAAAATAA
- a CDS encoding malonyl-CoA decarboxylase translates to MSEIPFESLLNRSLQNLKGFWRDIKARTPFPTGRTIHPDLPNEEIPHIRKQMQDCLDAKGGEVSARLRAAELGRAYLHLNPTGRERFLGILAADFGVHREAVIKAAQEYQHAEGGDNFEKECRLRDALIAPRVRLLTQFNDLPEGVKFLVDLRSDLLDNLKSHPEFQPLDWDLKSLLASWVDVGFLELRRISWDSPASLLEKLIAYEAVHEIESWTDLRNRLESDRRCYAFFHPHMPGEPLIFIEVALLDQMAGSIQVLLDTEAPEFNPRGARTAIFYSINNTQKGLRGISFGNFLIKRVVDDLLRDFPRLKQFATLSPAPGFCHWLSEQISGGGSLLTEAESKSIETGTGRDPDIALQAVLADPGWNQDLALAASLETPLLRLCARYLTEAKRGGRPLDPVARFHLGNGAVIEKLNWLGDTSPIGLKRSAGIMVNYGYRLEEIEKNHENHVGTGAVALAPPVRRLLKS, encoded by the coding sequence GCTCGCTACAAAACCTAAAGGGATTCTGGCGCGATATCAAAGCGCGCACACCCTTCCCCACCGGGCGGACGATTCATCCCGATCTTCCCAACGAGGAGATCCCGCACATCCGGAAGCAGATGCAGGATTGTCTCGATGCGAAGGGTGGCGAGGTCTCGGCCCGCCTGAGGGCGGCGGAGTTGGGCCGGGCTTATTTGCACTTGAATCCCACGGGCCGGGAGCGTTTTTTGGGGATTTTAGCCGCCGATTTTGGCGTCCATCGCGAGGCGGTGATCAAGGCGGCCCAGGAATATCAGCACGCCGAGGGCGGGGACAACTTCGAGAAGGAATGCCGGCTCCGTGACGCGCTCATCGCTCCACGTGTGCGCCTGCTGACTCAGTTTAACGATTTACCGGAAGGTGTAAAATTCCTGGTGGATCTCAGAAGCGATCTCCTGGATAACCTGAAGAGCCATCCGGAATTTCAACCTCTCGACTGGGATTTGAAGAGCCTGCTGGCCTCATGGGTTGATGTCGGCTTCCTCGAGCTTCGTCGGATTTCATGGGATTCCCCGGCCTCCTTACTCGAAAAGCTCATCGCCTATGAGGCTGTCCATGAAATCGAATCCTGGACTGATCTTAGAAACCGGTTGGAGTCCGATCGGCGCTGTTATGCTTTTTTCCATCCCCATATGCCGGGTGAACCTCTCATTTTCATTGAGGTCGCATTGCTCGATCAAATGGCGGGCAGTATTCAAGTTCTTCTGGATACGGAGGCGCCCGAATTTAATCCCCGCGGCGCCAGAACCGCGATTTTTTATTCGATAAATAATACTCAGAAGGGACTGCGGGGTATCAGCTTCGGGAATTTTTTGATCAAAAGGGTTGTTGACGATCTTCTCAGGGATTTTCCGAGACTTAAACAATTCGCGACACTTTCTCCCGCACCCGGCTTCTGCCATTGGCTGTCCGAGCAAATCTCCGGGGGTGGAAGTTTGCTGACCGAGGCCGAATCCAAATCGATTGAAACCGGCACCGGGAGAGATCCTGACATAGCGCTGCAGGCCGTCCTCGCCGATCCCGGCTGGAACCAGGATCTTGCCTTGGCGGCCTCATTGGAAACGCCATTACTGCGCCTTTGCGCCCGCTATTTGACGGAGGCCAAGCGCGGCGGCCGGCCGCTGGATCCCGTTGCGCGGTTTCATCTTGGAAATGGCGCTGTCATCGAGAAATTGAATTGGCTGGGCGACACATCCCCAATTGGTTTGAAACGCTCCGCGGGAATCATGGTGAACTACGGTTACCGGCTGGAGGAGATCGAGAAAAATCATGAGAACCATGTGGGCACGGGAGCCGTTGCGCTGGCGCCGCCGGTCCGGCGTTTGTTAAAAAGCTGA
- a CDS encoding metallophosphoesterase, whose translation MSQNADRGFYPVTGPYWTPAGEGSVWASLILAFPLEKHGQELGSLPPQAVLELKRRGQTARFLPDEQPPSPVWPGVLAARFQVECKRWDSYRMLGKRWETAWMSLPRSCRADDPDRSPETPPEFLILSDLQLLPLIASTIPAAMDRHLKDPVDGVLFAGDMVTHPERREDWWGDSTGRSFFDLTSPVASPGLLATSLLIPCPGNHDISSAYGATAEERFDNVKPDDWNLRVYSHLFPLPRHSAAFQELRRNVAGPGIGPSDYYANRLGDVWIGSLFVTRAYVSGNHDACTGPAYESPGRFIFEPVTMGSPQYRWLEEQLRSPACRSARVRIVLMHHGIYAQGHSALPPFGYPPDYEEDLLVRDLVPLLKEGCVDLVVNGHNHIVNHRIVDGIHYVESSHTGVTYQPYKRLPDGEWSPEPWGHPSRLLMHEPDTGFFSILHTNGVGRLQTFRVDPGGRGAVSLVDETVLDFTF comes from the coding sequence ATGAGTCAGAATGCCGACAGAGGTTTCTATCCGGTGACGGGCCCCTATTGGACCCCCGCCGGAGAGGGATCGGTGTGGGCCAGTCTGATTCTTGCATTTCCCCTGGAGAAACATGGTCAAGAGCTTGGTTCTTTGCCGCCGCAGGCGGTATTGGAGCTGAAGCGGCGGGGCCAAACGGCCCGGTTTCTGCCGGATGAACAGCCGCCGTCCCCCGTTTGGCCGGGAGTGCTGGCCGCTCGATTCCAGGTAGAATGTAAAAGATGGGATTCTTACCGCATGCTGGGGAAGCGATGGGAGACAGCATGGATGTCCCTGCCGCGGTCCTGCCGCGCCGACGATCCCGATCGATCCCCTGAAACACCACCCGAGTTTCTTATTCTCTCGGATCTACAATTGCTGCCGTTGATCGCCAGTACGATTCCAGCGGCCATGGACCGGCATTTGAAGGACCCGGTCGATGGTGTTCTTTTCGCCGGGGATATGGTGACCCATCCGGAACGCCGTGAGGATTGGTGGGGAGACAGCACGGGGCGGTCATTTTTCGATCTCACGAGCCCGGTTGCCTCTCCAGGTCTTTTGGCGACTTCACTGCTGATACCCTGTCCGGGGAATCATGATATCAGCAGCGCATACGGCGCCACAGCGGAGGAACGTTTCGATAATGTGAAACCCGATGACTGGAATCTCCGGGTTTATTCACATCTTTTCCCGTTGCCCCGCCATAGCGCCGCCTTTCAGGAGCTGCGACGCAACGTGGCCGGTCCCGGAATCGGGCCCTCGGATTATTATGCAAACCGGCTGGGTGATGTCTGGATCGGGTCCCTTTTTGTCACCAGGGCCTATGTGAGCGGAAATCATGACGCTTGTACTGGGCCCGCTTACGAGTCTCCCGGGCGGTTCATATTCGAGCCGGTGACCATGGGGAGTCCTCAGTATCGATGGCTTGAAGAACAGCTCAGATCACCGGCCTGCCGCTCGGCCCGGGTGCGAATCGTATTGATGCACCACGGCATCTATGCGCAGGGGCACAGTGCCCTTCCGCCGTTCGGTTATCCGCCGGATTATGAAGAGGATCTCCTCGTGCGCGATCTTGTCCCCCTATTGAAGGAGGGGTGTGTCGATCTGGTCGTGAACGGGCATAATCATATTGTGAATCATCGCATTGTGGACGGCATTCACTATGTCGAATCGAGCCATACGGGTGTGACCTATCAGCCCTACAAGAGATTGCCTGATGGAGAGTGGAGCCCCGAGCCTTGGGGCCATCCCTCCCGCCTTTTGATGCATGAACCGGATACCGGTTTCTTCTCGATTCTTCACACCAACGGGGTGGGACGGCTGCAGACATTCCGGGTCGATCCCGGCGGCCGGGGGGCGGTTTCTTTGGTTGATGAGACCGTGTTAGACTTTACTTTTTAG
- a CDS encoding NAD-dependent epimerase/dehydratase family protein — MMNPVDRLDGWEALVLGGTGLIGAHAVRSLSRRGVKVRVLIRSSHTRRDVLDDVPGVRFIRGDLFSLSSLESAMEGCHLFVHAAGPYPVSARNRDHEIQRAHQSMTNILDAMRRNVAGEVRSAPLNTESIPDGLVRAVYVSSSTTIAPPGNGEPLQRMANEDNLYEEPPKGPSYFAVKEAMERKARDAARGEGLPIVIVNPSLVIGPYDTKPTTGQLVVSVARNRMPFLLHGNINVVTAKDVGEGIVLAALRGEPGHRYILGSENMTMDDLVRRIAMATGARPPKLHLPVVLAKIFSYLTEGLSVLTPGRPPLFPLNGLHMLLKSQYLDASRAREELGWNPSSVDLAITQAVAFLRKEGRIWS, encoded by the coding sequence ATGATGAATCCCGTGGATCGTCTGGACGGATGGGAAGCCCTGGTTTTGGGTGGGACCGGTCTGATCGGTGCCCATGCCGTCCGTTCCCTCAGCCGGCGTGGTGTAAAGGTGAGGGTTCTCATCCGTTCCTCCCATACCCGACGCGATGTTTTGGATGATGTGCCCGGAGTCCGATTTATTCGGGGGGATCTCTTCTCCCTATCCTCCCTGGAATCGGCCATGGAGGGATGCCACCTCTTCGTCCACGCCGCGGGCCCCTATCCGGTCAGCGCGCGCAACAGGGATCACGAAATCCAGCGGGCGCACCAATCCATGACCAACATCCTCGACGCGATGCGCCGGAATGTCGCCGGGGAGGTTCGTTCGGCGCCCTTGAACACCGAATCGATTCCGGATGGTCTTGTCCGGGCGGTTTATGTCAGCAGTTCAACAACGATCGCCCCGCCGGGAAACGGCGAACCTCTTCAGCGGATGGCCAATGAAGATAATCTCTATGAGGAGCCGCCGAAAGGTCCTTCTTACTTTGCCGTCAAGGAGGCGATGGAGAGGAAGGCCCGTGACGCCGCCCGCGGAGAAGGATTGCCGATCGTCATCGTTAATCCGAGTCTTGTGATCGGTCCCTATGACACCAAACCGACAACGGGACAACTCGTCGTTTCGGTCGCTCGGAATCGGATGCCCTTTCTTCTTCATGGGAATATCAATGTCGTCACGGCCAAAGATGTCGGGGAGGGGATCGTTCTCGCCGCTCTGCGGGGAGAACCGGGCCACCGTTATATCCTCGGCAGCGAGAACATGACCATGGATGATCTGGTTCGCCGCATTGCGATGGCGACGGGAGCCAGGCCGCCCAAACTTCATCTTCCTGTCGTCCTGGCGAAGATATTCTCCTATCTCACCGAGGGTCTATCCGTTTTGACACCCGGCCGGCCGCCTTTGTTTCCTCTGAACGGACTTCATATGCTGCTGAAGAGCCAATACCTCGACGCCTCCCGCGCGAGGGAAGAGCTGGGCTGGAATCCCAGTTCGGTTGACCTCGCCATCACCCAAGCTGTCGCCTTCCTCAGGAAGGAGGGCCGGATCTGGAGTTGA
- a CDS encoding DMT family transporter, giving the protein MPYLLLAVCCSASIALIFKYTENKGMNRYAITSVNYIAACVVMAGFLAIKGLPLTHPLHLIESISDIGSALAGPGHKLSLNGSFLWAVFVGGIAGGVFFLSFICLQISIRRHGVGLAGAFAKLGILVPMLLSLLIWRERPQLLQWMGIGLAVFSIVLVNWPSRAQQGRTIRPILLMLFVLGGLAEFSNKVFQRYAILEHKSLFLFCVFFVALLFSLAVVLRRRIPLARREILMGSAVGVPNLFSSFFLILALNELPASVVFPIYGAGSIVIINLVGMTFFKERLKPRDLTAVLMTIVALVLINL; this is encoded by the coding sequence ATGCCATACCTTCTGCTCGCGGTGTGTTGCAGCGCCTCGATCGCGCTGATTTTTAAATATACAGAAAACAAAGGGATGAATCGCTATGCCATTACTTCGGTAAACTACATCGCGGCTTGTGTTGTCATGGCGGGTTTTCTTGCGATCAAGGGCCTTCCGTTGACCCATCCGCTGCATTTGATCGAATCGATCTCGGATATCGGGAGTGCTCTGGCCGGGCCGGGACATAAGCTTTCGCTGAATGGCAGTTTCCTTTGGGCGGTGTTTGTCGGGGGGATCGCCGGGGGGGTCTTCTTCCTTTCTTTTATCTGCCTTCAGATCAGTATCCGGCGGCATGGGGTCGGTCTTGCCGGAGCCTTCGCAAAGCTTGGGATCCTTGTTCCGATGCTGCTGTCGTTGCTTATCTGGAGGGAGCGCCCGCAGCTCCTTCAATGGATGGGAATCGGCCTGGCGGTCTTTTCAATCGTACTGGTCAACTGGCCGTCACGGGCGCAACAAGGCCGTACGATCCGCCCGATTCTGCTCATGCTCTTTGTTCTTGGTGGATTGGCCGAGTTCAGCAATAAGGTCTTTCAGCGATATGCGATTTTGGAACACAAATCCCTCTTTCTATTCTGTGTTTTTTTTGTCGCCTTGTTGTTTAGTTTGGCTGTCGTTCTGCGGCGAAGAATTCCCCTGGCACGGCGGGAGATCCTCATGGGATCGGCGGTTGGTGTGCCGAACCTCTTCTCTTCATTCTTTCTGATTCTGGCCTTGAACGAACTTCCCGCTTCGGTTGTTTTCCCCATTTACGGCGCCGGCAGTATCGTCATTATCAACCTTGTCGGGATGACCTTTTTTAAAGAGCGGCTCAAGCCAAGGGACTTGACAGCGGTCCTAATGACCATCGTTGCGCTTGTTTTGATTAATCTCTAG